One region of Eupeodes corollae chromosome 1, idEupCoro1.1, whole genome shotgun sequence genomic DNA includes:
- the LOC129942646 gene encoding uncharacterized protein LOC129942646, whose translation MMQRLWELGCDWDEPIPPALEKDWYAFLRELPIIERLRIPRWTHMSKTNKAIELHGFCDASMKAYGAAVYIRVLDSDDNIHYVGTATAVVKARAADGKLRLLRALIDTGSETSFITEAAAQLLKLEKRRTIAEVSGLGLVSSGITQHSVEVRFASRHSTFETAVQALVFKSLTGHLPTQRVTPGNWDHLKGLSLADPHFCEPAPIDLLLGSDVCAQILLPEIRPPEVGIGPVAQKTELGWIVFGQVSPDSPRQVRSFAQIADLNSQLEKFWDIEETPFQPHQTEDDIACDKHFSMHTKRLPDGRYEVKLPFKGEGCPAMGSSLQSAYRRFLHLEKKLESNPKLRADYNKCLKEYEELHHMEEIDVNDAVLQTPFHYFLPHHAVFKEAS comes from the exons ATGATGCAGCGATTGTGGGAGCTCGGTTGTGACTGGGACGAACCGATTCCACCAGCCTTGGAAAAAGATTGGTATGCTTTTCTACGAGAACTTCCAATCATCGAACGACTTCGCATCCCGCGGTGGACCCACATGAGCAAGACCAACAAGGCCATCGAATTGCACGGGTTTTGCGACGCTTCGATGAAAGCTTATGGTGCAGCAGTCTACATCCGTGTACTGGACAGCGATGACAACATCCAT TACGTAGGTACAGCGACAGCAGTTGTGAAGGCGCGAGCAGCAGATGGGAAGCTACGCCTTCTACGTGCTCTGATCGACACAGGCTCAGAAACGTCCTTCATCACAGAAGCTGCCGCACAACTGCTGAAGTTAGAAAAGCGACGTACCATTGCCGAGGTGTCTGGGTTAGGGTTGGTCAGCAGCGGCATAACGCAACACTCCGTCGAAGTACGTTTTGCGTCCCGACACTCGACGTTTGAGACAGCTGTACAAGCTTTGGTATTCAAGTCGCTGACTGGGCATCTCCCGACCCAACGAGTGACACCCGGCAATTGGGACCACCTCAAAGGTCTTTCCTTGGCAGACCCCCATTTCTGTGAGCCTGCACCAATCGATCTTTTACTCGGGAGTGACGTTTGCGCTCAGATTCTCCTTCCTGAGATAAGGCCTCCAGAGGTTGGCATCGGTCCGGTGGCACAAAAAACCGAATTGGGATGGATTGTTTTTGGACAAGTCTCACCAGATTCTCCTCGGCAAGTTCGCAGTTTTGCCCAAATTGCTGACTTGAACTCACAACTTGAGAAATTTTGGGATATTGAAGAAACGCCGTTCCAGCCACATCAGACTGAAGATGACATTGCATGTGACAAACACTTTTCGATGCACACAAAGCGCCTACCTGACGGGCGTTATGAGGTTAAGCTGCCCTTTAAAGGTGAAGGCTGTCCAGCGATGGGGTCCAGTCTACAAAGCGCTTATAGACGATTTCTGCATTTAGAAAAGAAGCTTGAGAGCAATCCGAAGCTTCGTGCAGACTAtaacaaatgtttaaaagagTATGAAGAACTCCATCACATGGAGGAAATTGATGTAAATGATGCGGTTTTACAAACCCCATTTCACTACTTTTTGCCCCATCATGCGGTTTTTAAAGAAGCTAGCTAA
- the LOC129942654 gene encoding uncharacterized protein LOC129942654, translating to MKPNKTTTAATNIIDGGLWVMLAMEGIDYVGTATAVVKARAADGKLRLLRALIDTGSETSFITEAAAQLLKLEKRRTIAEVSGLGLVSSGITQHSVEVRFASRHSTFETAVQALVFKSLTGHLPTQRVTPGNWDHLKGLSLADPHFCEPAPIDLLLGSDVCAQILLPEIRPPEVGIGPVAQKTELGWIVFGQVSPDSPRQVRSFAQIADLNSQLEKFWDIEETPFQPHQTEDDIACDKHFSMHTKRLPDGRYEVKLPFKGEGCPAMGSSLQSAYRRFLHLEKKLESNPKLRADYNKCLKEYEELHHMEEIDVNDAVLQTPFHYFLPHHAVFKEAS from the coding sequence TACGTAGGTACAGCGACAGCAGTTGTGAAGGCGCGAGCAGCAGATGGGAAGCTACGCCTTCTACGTGCTCTGATCGACACAGGCTCAGAAACGTCCTTCATCACAGAAGCTGCCGCACAACTGCTGAAGTTAGAAAAGCGACGTACCATTGCCGAGGTGTCTGGGTTAGGGTTGGTCAGCAGCGGCATAACGCAACACTCCGTCGAAGTACGTTTTGCGTCCCGACACTCGACGTTTGAGACAGCTGTACAAGCTTTGGTATTCAAGTCGCTGACTGGGCATCTCCCGACCCAACGAGTGACACCCGGCAATTGGGACCACCTCAAAGGTCTTTCCTTGGCAGACCCCCATTTCTGTGAGCCTGCACCAATCGATCTTTTACTCGGGAGTGACGTTTGCGCTCAGATTCTCCTTCCTGAGATAAGGCCTCCAGAGGTTGGCATCGGTCCGGTGGCACAAAAAACCGAATTGGGATGGATTGTTTTTGGACAAGTCTCACCAGATTCTCCTCGGCAAGTTCGCAGTTTTGCCCAAATTGCTGACTTGAACTCACAACTTGAGAAATTTTGGGATATTGAAGAAACGCCGTTCCAGCCACATCAGACTGAAGATGACATTGCATGTGACAAACACTTTTCGATGCACACAAAGCGCCTACCTGACGGGCGTTATGAGGTTAAGCTGCCCTTTAAAGGTGAAGGCTGTCCAGCGATGGGGTCCAGTCTACAAAGCGCTTATAGACGATTTCTGCATTTAGAAAAGAAGCTTGAGAGCAATCCGAAGCTTCGTGCAGACTAtaacaaatgtttaaaagagTATGAAGAACTCCATCACATGGAGGAAATTGATGTAAATGATGCGGTTTTACAAACCCCATTTCACTACTTTTTGCCCCATCATGCGGTTTTTAAAGAAGCTAGCTAA